The following is a genomic window from bacterium.
CTATCGCGCCCGAGCCCGGGTGTTGAGCGATGCGGAGAAGGGCGAGATCTGGGATCTCATGCGCGAGCAGATCCCCATGATCTTCGTCTACGAGGAGCGGACCGATCGCAACATCCGGGTCTTCCGGCTGAGCCGGATCCCGGAATAGCGGGGCTCAGGTGCGCGGCTTGCCGACGAGGACGCCCCCGTCGACGACGTAGTCCGCGCCCGTGCAGAACGAGCTCTCGTCGCTCGCCAGGAAGAGCACGACGTCGGCGATCTCCCGTGCGTTCGCCATCCGGCCGAGGGGGTAGCCGCCGTAGGCGGCGTCGTACTGCTCGTCGCTCCAGCCCTTGCGTTCGGTCATCTTGGTCTTGGTGGGGCCGGGCACGACCACGTTCACGCGGATGCCGTTCGGACCGAGCTCGATCGCCGCGGTCTTCGAGAGCCCGCGCACGCCGAACTTGGACGATGCGTAGGCGGACATGTTCTCGCGGCCTTCGAGACCCTGGACGGACGAGAAGTTCACGATCGAGCCGCCCCCCCGCGTCTTCATGGTCGCCATCACGGCCTTGATCCCCAGGAAGGCGCCGATCAGATTCGTGTCGACGACCTTCCGGAAGGTCTCGAGGTCCGTCTCTTCGAGGGGCTTCACGCGGATCATTCCGGCGTTGTTCACGAGGACGTCGAGGCCGCCGAAGGCCTCGGTCGCGGTCTCCACCGCCGAGGCCCATGCCTCCTCGCTCGTGATGTCGAGGGAGACGAAGCGGGCGGCCCCGTCTCGGAGAGCACACAACTCGTCGGTCTGGGCCTGCCCTTCGTCCTCGCGGCGGTCCGCGAGCACGACCTGCGCGCCTTCCTCGACGAAACGTCGCGCGGTGGCCGCGCCGATGCCGCGGGCGGCGCCGGTCACGAGGGCGACCTTGCCCGCGAGTCGGCCCGTGCCCGACTCGCTCATCGGGTGATCACCCGGTCGCCGCGCACGAATGCGTCGCGCTGCGCGTCGCCGGTCCCCATGATGTTGAGCTGGTACGTGTAGCCCTGCTCCATCCGGTAGTTGGTGTGCATCTCGAACACGTCGAGATGGTTGAGTGCCGCCTTCGCGAATTCGACCGCCGCCGGGGGCTTCTCGAGGATCATCTTCGCGATCTCCCGGGCCTTGGGCATCAGCTCCTCGGGCTCCGTCAAGTAGGCGACCGTGCCCCAGGCGTGGAGCTCGGCGGCGGTGGCCGGCTTGCAGGTGAGGCTCATCTCGCGGAGCTTCATGGGCGCGACGAGCTTCGCGAGGTGCGACGCGCAGCCGAGGGCGCCGTTGTCGACCTCCGGGAGGCCGAAACGTGCGTTCGTCGAAGCGATGATCATGTCGCAGCTCGCGACGAGACCGATCCCGAGTCCCATGCAGAAGTCGTTCACCGCAGCGATCACCGGGATGCGGGTCTGGTAGATCTGATGGAACGTCTCGTAGCAGGCCTCGCCTGAGCCCAGCAGATGGTCGAAGCCCGGGGCGCTCTGCATCTCCTTGATGTCGATCCCCGCGTTGAAGCCCTTGCCCTCGGCGGTCAGGATGATCACGCGCACGTCGGGGTTCCGGTCGAGCTCCGCGAACGTGTCCCGGATCTTCCACGTGTCCGCGACCGTGATTGAATTGACGGGTGGATGGTGCATCACCACCTCGGCGACGTGGTTCTCGATCGTGCAGCGGATGCTCATCGTGGGGCTCCTGGCCGGTTGCGCGCGGGACCGCGCGGAATTGCTTTACTTTCGCAGGTCTGCAAATCTGGGCAATCGCCGTCGGCGCTCCGGCTCCCCGCCGTTAGAGTGCGGGTGCGCACCCCGAGTCCGAGGTTCCCATGACCGCTGCGAAGAGCACGATTCCGAAGATCATCAGCGTCGACGATCACGTCGTCGAGCCGCCGCACCTGTGGGAGACCCGGCTCCCGGCGAAGTACAAGGACGTGGGGCCTCGCGTCAAGATCCTGCCCCGCGGCGAGCCGACGCTCAAGGACGGCGTGTGGGTCGAGGCGCCCGGCGATGGCCCCGAGATGGCGGCCTGGTGGCACTACGAGGATCACGTCTACCAGCTGCGTCAGATGATCGCGTGTCCGGGCATCCCGCCGGAGGAGGTCAAGCCGATCGGCGTGACCTTCGACGACATCGCTCCGGGCTGCCACATCCCCAAGGAACGCATCGCCGACATGGAGAAGAACCACGTCGAGGCCTCGCTCTGCTTCCCGAACTACCCGCGCTTCTGTGGGCAGATGTTCGCGGAGCGCAAGGACATGGAGCTGTCGAAGCTCTGCGTCGAGGCCTACAACGACTGGATGGTCGACGAGTGGTGCGGCGACTCGGAGGGACGGCTGATTCCGCTCTGCGTCGTGCCGCTCTGGGACGCCGAGCTCGCGGCGGCAGAGATCCGCCGGAACGCCGCTCGCGGCGTCCATGCCGTGGCCTTCTCGGAGCTCCCGTCCTGGCTCGGACTGCCCTCGATCCATACGGACTACTGGGATCCCTTCATCCGGGCGTGCGAAGAGACGGAGACCGTCATCTGCATGCACATCGGATCGGGGACGAAGACCGTGAACACGGCGCCGGAAGCGCCGACGATCATGTCGTCGAACCTGATCGCGCTCAACAGCGTGTCTTCGCTCCTGGACTGGATCTTCTCGGCGAAGCTCGCGCAGTTTCCGAAGCTCAAGCTGCTCTATGCCGAGTGCCAGATCGGTTGGATCCCGTACTTCGTGGAGCGCGCCGACGACACCTGGCAGACGCATCAATGGGCCCAGGGCGAGACGCGGCTGCCGAAGCCGCCGTCGGAGTACTACAAGGACCAGATCTACAGCTGCTTCTTCAAGGACAGTGTCGGCGTGGACCTGATCGAGCGGGTCGGCCTCGATCAGGTGATGTTCGAGACGGACTATCCCCATCAGGACGGAACCTTCCCGCACACCCTCGAGACGGCGGAGGAGCTCTTCGGTCACCTCCCGCAGGACCAGGTGAACAAGATCGCGCGCGAGAACGCGATCTCGCTCCTTCAGCTGGATCTCTGATGGAGCCGGTCGTGGAAAGGAGAGAGACGCTCCCGATTCCGCGCGGATGGTTCGCGGTCGCCCACTCCGACGAGATCGCACCGGGCGAGGTCGCGAAGGTGCACTATTTCGGCCAGGACCTCGTCGTGTTCAGGACCGAGTCGGGGAGGACCGGCGTCTTCGAGGCGTTCTGTCCCCATCTCGGCGCCCATCTGGCGGTGGGGGGACGGGTCGACGGCGAGTTCCTGCGCTGTCCGTTCCACGGCTGGGCGTTCGGCACGTCCGGAGAGTGCACGGACATTCCCTACGCGAAGCGGATTCCGCCGGGCGTCCGCGCCGGAAGCCTCGAGACCCTCGAACGCAACGGCTTCATCTTCGTCTGGTGGGATCCGGACGGAAGCGAGCCCTGGTACGACGTGCCGGAGGTTCCCGAGGCGAGTCGCGGCGACTGGTCGACGCCGGACCGCTACGAGTGGAAGGTCGCCGCCCATCACCAGGAGCTCGCCGAGAACGGCGTCGACCAGGCCCACTTCCAGTTCGTCCACGGGACGCTGGCCGTGCCCCTCGCCGAGTCGAGCGAGGACGGGCCTTCGCGCCGGATGTTCGCGCCGATCGAGATGAAGACGCCGCGTGGCGACGTGAACGGCGGGATCGAGACCCACATGTACGGCATGGGGTTCGCGACCGTCCGTTTCACCGGAATCGCGGAGACCCTCGAGTTCACGGCGACCACGCCGATCGACGAAGGCCACGCCCACGTCCGGTACAACTTCATCCAGCCGAAGGTCGACGGGAAGGATCCCGAGGGCGGTGTGGCCGCCGCGCTGATCCGCGACATCGTCAAGCAGATGAACGAGGACGTGCCGATCTGGGAGAACAAGAAGTATCTCCCGCGCCCGACGCTCTGTGACGGCGACGGTCCGATCGCCGAATTCCGCCGCTGGTGCGAGCAGTTCTACCCCGAATCCCCGAGCTGACCCACGGCTCCGATCGGAGATCCCTTCCATGCCCCTCGAACTCGCCGAGTTCAACCTCTCGGAGGAGCGACTCGAGTTTCGAGACACGCTCCGCCGTTTCTTCGAAGAGCACGCGCCGATCACCGAAGTGCGGCGGGTCATGGACGAGGAGGGCACCGGCCACTCCGCCGCTCTCTGGCAGAGCGCAGCCGACGAGCTGGGCCTCGCCGGGATCGCCATCCCGGAGAAGCTCGGCGGCCAGGGCTTCGGCCTCAAGGAGCTCGGCATTGCCCTCGGCGAGGTCGGCCGCAGCCTCGCGCCGATCCCGCTCTTCGCCTCGGCGGGTCTCGCCGGGCGCGACGTGCTGCACGACGCGGGGCAGGGCGCGGACGACTGGCTCACGCCGATCGCCGAAGGGAAGGCGGCGACCCTCGCCTGGGTGGAAGAGCGTGGCGACTGGGATCCGGCCGCCACGCGTCTCGAGCTCGTCGGCGACGGGGACGAAGTCCGGCTGACGGGCGAGAAGCATTTCGTGCTCGACGCAGGCGCGGCGGCAACGCTCTTCGTGATCGCGCGAACGCCCGGCAGCACCAGGGACGAGGGGCTCACGCTCGTGGCGATCGACGCCAGCGCCACAGGACTGACCCTCGAGCGACCCGAGAGCCTCGACCTCACACGCCCGGTCTGGACGCTCCGATTCTCCGACACGCCGGGACGGGTCGTGGGTCCCGTCGGCGGGGCTGCGCCCGGCCTTCGGCAGGGGCTCGACGAGGCGACGGCGCTGCTGTGCTCGGAGATGGAGGGCGGGATGAGAAAGGTGATCGAGACCGCCGTCGACTACGCCGCGGAGCGCTTCCAGTTCTCGCGGCCGATCGGTTCCTTTCAGGTGATCAAGCACAAATGCGCGGACCTCCTGATCGACTACGAAGGCGCGAGGACCGCTTCCGACGGCGCCATCGTCGCGCACGACGAGGGCGATCCGGAAGCGTCACTGCTCACGTCGGTCGCGAAGAGCTACATGGGCCCCGCCTACGTCCGCATGGCGACCGAGAGCGGGCAGATCCAGGGCGGCGTCGGGTACACCTGGGAGTACGATGCCCACCTCTACTTCCGCCGTGCGCTCGCCTCGAAGGCGCTGCTCGGCGACGAGGCGGTCCACCGGGATCGCCTCACCCGTCACGTCGCCCGAACCCTCGAAGCGGGAGCCGCCTAGCATGCGTCGCGCCGATACCCCCGAAGAAGCCGCCTTCCGCGCCGAGGTGCGCGAATGGCTCGAGGCGAATGCCGAGCGTCACGCCGAAGGTCCGCCGGTTCCCCTCGATCATTCGCCGGAAGCCGAGGCGCACCACTGGGAGGCCGCGAAGGACTGGCAGCGGAAGAAGTTCGAAGGGGGCTGGGCCGCCATCACCTGGCCCGTCGAGTACGGCGGTCGCGGCGGCACGCCGATTCAGCAGATGATCTGGAACGAAGAGCAGTCGGCCTTCGACGTCCCCGCCGGTTTCATCTCCGCTTCGCTCGGGATGATCGGTCCGGCCCTGATGCGCTTCGGGACCGAGGAGCAGAAGGCCTATCTCCCGGCGATGCTGCGCGGCGACGAGGTCTGGTGTCAGCTCTTCAGCGAGCCGGAAGCCGGATCGGATCTCGCGGCGGTCCGGACGCGGGGCGAGGTCGACGGTGACGAGCTCGTGATCAACGGGCAGAAGGTCTGGACGACCAGCGCGAATTTCGCGGAGAAGGGCTTCATCGTCCTGCGGACCAACCCCGACGTGCCCAAGCACGACGGCATCAGCTTCGCGCTGATCGACATGCGACAACCGGGCGTCGAGGTCAGACCGTTGGTCACGATGCGCGGGGACCGCCACTTCAACGAGGTCTTCCTGACCGACGTGCGGACGCCGCTCGATCACGTGGTGAACGGGATCGATCGGGGCTGGCCGGTCACGACCTTCGTCCTCATGAACGAGGGCGCATTCATCGGGACGTCGAGCCAGACGGCCACGAGCGCGTCCGCGCTGATCGAGTACGCCGCGGACGCGGGCCGACTCGAAGATCCGATCGCCCGGGAACGTCTCGGCGAAGCCTACGCGCGGGACCGTGTCCTGAGTCAGCTCCAGGACCGACTCAAGGGGGCGCTCCTCGACGGGCGGATGCCGGACGTGGACGGGTCGGTGCTCAAGATCCTGTCCGCAGAGTGGGGCCACGAGCGCGCCGAGCTCGCGAGCTGGCTGCAGGGTGCCGAGGGACTGCTCGCCGGGGGCGATGCCCCGGTCGCCGGACTCTGGCAGGACAAGGTCCTCTCGCGCGGGCTGAGCGCCGTCGGCGGTGGCACCCTCGAGGTCCACCGCAACGGTCTGGGCGAACGCGCGCTGCGGCTGCCCAAGGAGCCGCGCTTCGACCGCGACGTCGCCTTCCGTGATCTCAAGACGAGCGGCTGATCCCCGGTCTTTCCTGTCCTAGCGTCGCGGGGCGACCGAAACGGCGCCCACGACCCGCTGCCTTCCAAGGAGCCCGATCCATGGCCAGACTTCACACGCCCGAAGACGTGACCCCCGCGCTCTCCCTCCAGCCGCTCAACTTCGCCGCACAGGATCCCGGCGTCGGCGGCTGGCAGCCGCTCATGAACCAGGGCGTCGGCGCCGACAAGGCCGGGATCGATCGTCTGGTCGTTTCCGACCACGTGATCCTCGGCGAGAACCTCGGCCACTACGCGGACCCGAAGCGCGGGGGGACCGAAGGGGGCGTGCAGCCGACCGGTCCCGACGGCCACTGGCTCGATCCGCTCGTGGTGATCTCGATGTGGGCCGCGCAGACGAGTCATGCCCGCTTCCTGACCGGGATCCTGATCGCGCCGCTGCGCCGACCGGCGACCCTCGCCAAGCAGCTCTCGACGATCGACGTCCTGTCCCACGGACGCCTCGACATCGGGGTCGGCGTCGGCTGGCAGGAGGAGGAGTACCAGGCGAACGGCGTCGCCTACAAGGGCCGAGGGAAGCTCCTCGACGAGACCCTCGACATCATGCAGACGCTCTGGCGCGACGAGTCCGCGGCCTACTCGGGCGAGACCGTGAACTTCGAGAAGGTCCACCTGAACCCGAAGCCCCTCCGCGAGGGCGGCGTGCCGCTCTGGATCAGCGGCCGACTCAACAAGAACGTGCTCCAGCGGATCGTCCGCTTCGGTTCGGGCTGGATTCCGTGGGGCGCCGACGCGATGGACCCGATCGGCGGCCTTGCGAAGATCGCCGCCGAGATGGAGAAGGCCGGGCGCGACATGGCGGGCTTCCAGGCCGGGACCTATCTGCAGATTGCCGAGGACGGCGGGAAGATCGACGCCGAAGCCACGGTCGCGGCGGTCGGCGCGATGGCCGAAGCCGGGATCACCGATTTCCGGATCACGCTGGACCTGCCCGACGAAGAGGCCGCGGTCCAGGACCTGCTCGCCCCCCTGGTCGAAGCCTTCCGGAAGCAGGCGGGCCGCTAGCCCAGGCGCGGTCGACGACGCGGAACCTACCTGCGTCCTTCTGGCCCTTTCCGGGAACAGTCACCACGGCTGGACCCCGATCGGGCAGAGGGTTTCGCGTGGATCTTGGTTCGCTGCTCTCCTCCGACCCGTTGATCGTCGCGGTCGGTCTGGCTGCATTCCTGGCGGGTGCGGTCGTCTCGCGCGTGCTCCCACGGCGCGTCGGACCGGCCGTGCCGCCGTCCGCCGAGGCGATCGTGCTGGATCTCTGTGCGCTGAACGGTCGACTGGCCGAGGATCCGACGTTGGCGGAACTCGTCGTGCGTTACGTGGAGGCGCCCGCACGGCTCGATCGGGTCGAGCGGATCCGGGCGCGGGCCTGGTTCGACGCGGCGCGTCGGCTCCACGGTCTCCTGGCGGACGCGCTGGATCGCGATCCGGGGCTCGTGGCCCGGGCCGGCGATTTCGCGCCGTCCATGGGCGAGGGCGCCGGGGAGGCGCAGGTCAGGGGCGTCGCCGGCTTTCCGCCTCCGCCGGTCTCCAACGTCACGCTGATCGATCCGGAGTTCATGGCCTGGGTCGAGGCGATGAGGGTCCGCCGTCGAGCCTGAGTCGCGTCAGCGGATCTCGAGCACCTCGAAGCGCCGCTCGCCCCGCGGTGTGCGCACGGCGCCCTCGTCTCCCACCTCGAGACCGAGCAGCGCCTGTCCGAGCGGGGAGACCGGCGTGACCGCGCGGATAGTCTGCCCGTCGACCTCGAGCTCGATCCCGGCCGCGCCCGGGACCAGGAGCCACTGCTCCTCCTGCGCGTCCCCGGCTTCGTCCTCCGTCGCGACGGTCACGAGGGCCCCCACCGCGATCGCGTCGTCGTCGCCGAACAGACGAAGCGGCGTGCCCACGAGGGCCTCGATGTTGCGGCGAAGCTCGGTCACGCGCTCGGCGAGTCCGCGAGCGAGGTAGCTGTCTTCCGTGGCGCGCGTGTCCTTCGCGTGCTCGGCTCGATTCTCGGCGTGGGTCGCGCCGGCCTGCGTGTCGGCCTGGCGTCGCTCGACCGTCTCGAGGTCTGCTTCGATTCGCGCCCGGAGTGCGGAGACGAGCACCGCCTTCCTGCCCCGTTCGGCGCTCACGGCCCGCCCATCCGCGTGGTTCCGCACGGAGCGCTCGGATACCGTCGACGGCGTCCGCGCGTCCGCGGGCGTTCGTTCTTCCTGGCGAGGTCAAGCATGATGAAGCTCTACCACGTTCCCGGCTCCCGGTCCGCCCGGGTGCTCTGGCTGCTGCTCGAGCTCGGGATCGAGCACGAGGTCGTGCGGCTCTCCATGGCGGACGGCTCCCAGCGATCGCCGGAGTACCTCGCGATCCATCCCCTCGGCCGGGTGCCGTCGCTCGAGGACGAGGGTCAGACCTTCTACGAGTCGGGCGCGATCGTGCAGTACCTGCTCGAGCGCTACGGCGAGGGGCGCTTCGAGCCGCCGGTCGGAAGTTTCGAGCGGCCGCGTTATCTGCAGTGGTTCCACTGGGGCGAGGCCACGTTGCTCCCGCCGATCGTCACGATGAACAGCCACCGTTTCGTGCTGAAGGAGGCGGATCGCTCGAAGAAAGCGGTCGACGTGGCGCGCCGGCAGCTCGCGCGGATCCTCGCCGTGCTCGAGTCGGAGGTGGCCGGGCGCGCCTTCCTCGTCGGAGACGCGTTCACCGCGGCGGACATCATGGTCGGCTACGGCGTGACCCTCGCGACGCTCGTCGGTGAGCTCCCGGACGACGTCCCGGCCGTCCACGCCTGGCTGGACGGGCTCGCGGCGCGCCCCGCGTACGCGCGAGCGCTTCGCGGCGGATTCGCCGGGTAGGGGGAGGTCGTCGGTCGTCGCGCTCGCCGATCGCTCGGGGCGGCTCGAGCCGCCGGCAACTTCCGTCGGAAGCCGCCGGAATCGAACGGCTTCTCGATAACATCGCGAAAGTAGACTTATCGGTGGTGAAAGGATCCGCGCGTCTCGACGAGGAAGTCGACCGCAGGGGCGGCGTCACCCCGGGCAGGGTGGTAGAACGTGTTCCAGCCCCTGCCCGCGCGGCGGGCTTTCCGCACCCATCCCCGTGCTCGCACCCGAGGAGACGCCCATGTCCGCCGAAGTCGACCTGCTTGCCGAAGCCCGTTCGCTCCGCCCGCTGATCGAATCCGAGGCGAACGCGACGGACGACGCGCTCACGCTGACGCAGCCCGTGGTCGAGGCGTTCGAGAAGTCGGGTCTCTTCCACATGATGGTGCCGCGCTCCCTCGGCGGGTACGAGGCCGACTGCTCGACCATCATCGACGTCTTCGAAGAGCTGGCCCACCAGGACGGCTCGATCGGCTGGTCTCAGATGGCCAACGCGAGCGCCACCTCGTACTGCGCCTTCCTCGACCCCGGGGTCGCCCGGGACATGGTCGGCGACAAGGCGGGCTCGGTCTTCGCAGGTCAGTTCGCGCCGCGCGGCGTGATCCGCCGCGAAGGCGAAGGTTTCGTGATCTCCGGCGAGTACGGCTTCGGCAGCGGGAGCGGACACGCGTCCTACCTGGGCGGCGGCGGCTTCGTGATGACCGAAGAGGGCGTGCCGGAGATGCTGCCCAACGGACTGCCCGCCTATCTCTGTTATTTCGTTCCGAAGGAAGAGGTCGTCATGAAGGGCGGCTGGGACGTGATGGGGCTGCGCGGGACGGGCAGCTTCGACTACGGCGTCCCGGAGCAGTACGTAGATGCGAAGAACACGTTCTGGCTCTTCGATCCGCAGGTGAAGACGGGCGGTACGTTCTACGGCATCGGCGCGACGGCGCTCGCCGGCCTCGGCCACGCGGGCTGGGGGCTCGGCGTCGCGCGCCGGGCGCTCGACGAGATCGGCGAGATCGCGAAGGCCGGTCGCGCCCGCATGAGCAGTGGCGCGCTCCTCGACCAGCAGGTCTTCCAGCGCGAGTACGGCGAGAAGTGTTTCGCCCTCGATTCCGTCCGCCAGCTCGTGCACGAGGTCTACGGGCGCATGGAGCGACGCCTCGCCAACGGCGAGACCCTCGGCAAGGCGGACAACGACGAGATGATGGGCTGCGTCGCGTACATGACCCGGATCTGCGAGGAGGTGACGACCTTCGCCTATCGCGCGGCGGGGAGTCAGGGG
Proteins encoded in this region:
- a CDS encoding glucose 1-dehydrogenase — translated: MSESGTGRLAGKVALVTGAARGIGAATARRFVEEGAQVVLADRREDEGQAQTDELCALRDGAARFVSLDITSEEAWASAVETATEAFGGLDVLVNNAGMIRVKPLEETDLETFRKVVDTNLIGAFLGIKAVMATMKTRGGGSIVNFSSVQGLEGRENMSAYASSKFGVRGLSKTAAIELGPNGIRVNVVVPGPTKTKMTERKGWSDEQYDAAYGGYPLGRMANAREIADVVLFLASDESSFCTGADYVVDGGVLVGKPRT
- a CDS encoding enoyl-CoA hydratase family protein, which translates into the protein MSIRCTIENHVAEVVMHHPPVNSITVADTWKIRDTFAELDRNPDVRVIILTAEGKGFNAGIDIKEMQSAPGFDHLLGSGEACYETFHQIYQTRIPVIAAVNDFCMGLGIGLVASCDMIIASTNARFGLPEVDNGALGCASHLAKLVAPMKLREMSLTCKPATAAELHAWGTVAYLTEPEELMPKAREIAKMILEKPPAAVEFAKAALNHLDVFEMHTNYRMEQGYTYQLNIMGTGDAQRDAFVRGDRVITR
- a CDS encoding amidohydrolase translates to MTAAKSTIPKIISVDDHVVEPPHLWETRLPAKYKDVGPRVKILPRGEPTLKDGVWVEAPGDGPEMAAWWHYEDHVYQLRQMIACPGIPPEEVKPIGVTFDDIAPGCHIPKERIADMEKNHVEASLCFPNYPRFCGQMFAERKDMELSKLCVEAYNDWMVDEWCGDSEGRLIPLCVVPLWDAELAAAEIRRNAARGVHAVAFSELPSWLGLPSIHTDYWDPFIRACEETETVICMHIGSGTKTVNTAPEAPTIMSSNLIALNSVSSLLDWIFSAKLAQFPKLKLLYAECQIGWIPYFVERADDTWQTHQWAQGETRLPKPPSEYYKDQIYSCFFKDSVGVDLIERVGLDQVMFETDYPHQDGTFPHTLETAEELFGHLPQDQVNKIARENAISLLQLDL
- a CDS encoding aromatic ring-hydroxylating dioxygenase subunit alpha, producing MERRETLPIPRGWFAVAHSDEIAPGEVAKVHYFGQDLVVFRTESGRTGVFEAFCPHLGAHLAVGGRVDGEFLRCPFHGWAFGTSGECTDIPYAKRIPPGVRAGSLETLERNGFIFVWWDPDGSEPWYDVPEVPEASRGDWSTPDRYEWKVAAHHQELAENGVDQAHFQFVHGTLAVPLAESSEDGPSRRMFAPIEMKTPRGDVNGGIETHMYGMGFATVRFTGIAETLEFTATTPIDEGHAHVRYNFIQPKVDGKDPEGGVAAALIRDIVKQMNEDVPIWENKKYLPRPTLCDGDGPIAEFRRWCEQFYPESPS
- a CDS encoding acyl-CoA/acyl-ACP dehydrogenase, which encodes MPLELAEFNLSEERLEFRDTLRRFFEEHAPITEVRRVMDEEGTGHSAALWQSAADELGLAGIAIPEKLGGQGFGLKELGIALGEVGRSLAPIPLFASAGLAGRDVLHDAGQGADDWLTPIAEGKAATLAWVEERGDWDPAATRLELVGDGDEVRLTGEKHFVLDAGAAATLFVIARTPGSTRDEGLTLVAIDASATGLTLERPESLDLTRPVWTLRFSDTPGRVVGPVGGAAPGLRQGLDEATALLCSEMEGGMRKVIETAVDYAAERFQFSRPIGSFQVIKHKCADLLIDYEGARTASDGAIVAHDEGDPEASLLTSVAKSYMGPAYVRMATESGQIQGGVGYTWEYDAHLYFRRALASKALLGDEAVHRDRLTRHVARTLEAGAA
- a CDS encoding acyl-CoA dehydrogenase family protein, encoding MRRADTPEEAAFRAEVREWLEANAERHAEGPPVPLDHSPEAEAHHWEAAKDWQRKKFEGGWAAITWPVEYGGRGGTPIQQMIWNEEQSAFDVPAGFISASLGMIGPALMRFGTEEQKAYLPAMLRGDEVWCQLFSEPEAGSDLAAVRTRGEVDGDELVINGQKVWTTSANFAEKGFIVLRTNPDVPKHDGISFALIDMRQPGVEVRPLVTMRGDRHFNEVFLTDVRTPLDHVVNGIDRGWPVTTFVLMNEGAFIGTSSQTATSASALIEYAADAGRLEDPIARERLGEAYARDRVLSQLQDRLKGALLDGRMPDVDGSVLKILSAEWGHERAELASWLQGAEGLLAGGDAPVAGLWQDKVLSRGLSAVGGGTLEVHRNGLGERALRLPKEPRFDRDVAFRDLKTSG
- a CDS encoding TIGR03619 family F420-dependent LLM class oxidoreductase, whose amino-acid sequence is MARLHTPEDVTPALSLQPLNFAAQDPGVGGWQPLMNQGVGADKAGIDRLVVSDHVILGENLGHYADPKRGGTEGGVQPTGPDGHWLDPLVVISMWAAQTSHARFLTGILIAPLRRPATLAKQLSTIDVLSHGRLDIGVGVGWQEEEYQANGVAYKGRGKLLDETLDIMQTLWRDESAAYSGETVNFEKVHLNPKPLREGGVPLWISGRLNKNVLQRIVRFGSGWIPWGADAMDPIGGLAKIAAEMEKAGRDMAGFQAGTYLQIAEDGGKIDAEATVAAVGAMAEAGITDFRITLDLPDEEAAVQDLLAPLVEAFRKQAGR
- a CDS encoding GreA/GreB family elongation factor, giving the protein MSAERGRKAVLVSALRARIEADLETVERRQADTQAGATHAENRAEHAKDTRATEDSYLARGLAERVTELRRNIEALVGTPLRLFGDDDAIAVGALVTVATEDEAGDAQEEQWLLVPGAAGIELEVDGQTIRAVTPVSPLGQALLGLEVGDEGAVRTPRGERRFEVLEIR
- a CDS encoding glutathione S-transferase family protein, which produces MMKLYHVPGSRSARVLWLLLELGIEHEVVRLSMADGSQRSPEYLAIHPLGRVPSLEDEGQTFYESGAIVQYLLERYGEGRFEPPVGSFERPRYLQWFHWGEATLLPPIVTMNSHRFVLKEADRSKKAVDVARRQLARILAVLESEVAGRAFLVGDAFTAADIMVGYGVTLATLVGELPDDVPAVHAWLDGLAARPAYARALRGGFAG
- a CDS encoding acyl-CoA dehydrogenase family protein; translation: MSAEVDLLAEARSLRPLIESEANATDDALTLTQPVVEAFEKSGLFHMMVPRSLGGYEADCSTIIDVFEELAHQDGSIGWSQMANASATSYCAFLDPGVARDMVGDKAGSVFAGQFAPRGVIRREGEGFVISGEYGFGSGSGHASYLGGGGFVMTEEGVPEMLPNGLPAYLCYFVPKEEVVMKGGWDVMGLRGTGSFDYGVPEQYVDAKNTFWLFDPQVKTGGTFYGIGATALAGLGHAGWGLGVARRALDEIGEIAKAGRARMSSGALLDQQVFQREYGEKCFALDSVRQLVHEVYGRMERRLANGETLGKADNDEMMGCVAYMTRICEEVTTFAYRAAGSQGLRNPSLVQRCFRDMMTGALHIFVDPKSFEEHAKNRLGATPA